Proteins found in one Zea mays cultivar B73 chromosome 1, Zm-B73-REFERENCE-NAM-5.0, whole genome shotgun sequence genomic segment:
- the LOC100191336 gene encoding CF9, with protein sequence MDRLVLFSRRRRRWILLTAAGAAAAVGAYKIYHHPVVAERRHRLVRLAAAVAAIADAATSSADAAALVVSDLADFVRSDADEVPRSVKQLAKLAASPEVSATVSTLSEAVTSGMFRGAGSSSSGPGSGGTVALSDRFVDKLFSDSGERLASAVAGSFARHLVLAYYSAPSPQGEASSSPTVWVNVVATGKCRKAISTWVEVFVGTAVREFIDKTIHINTYEQIFEGLTNPKHDAKVKELLVSVCNSAVETLVKTTHHALYNTNDNLDANDSCSGSGNGNGVGEGWVERVSSTLAVPSNRKFVLDVTGRVTFETVRSFLEFVLWKLQDGARKGGDSMVDSGLRVVRYMSDKSMVIATICITLCLHVLNGTRLLVAA encoded by the coding sequence ATGGACCGCCTCGTCCTCttctcccgccgccgccgccgctggatCCTCCTCACCGCGGCCGGTGCAGCGGCGGCTGTCGGCGCGTACAAGATCTACCACCATCCGGTCGTCGCGGAGCGCCGCCACCGCCTCGTGCGCCTTGCCGCCGCCGTCGCGGCCATCGCCGACGCCGCCACGTCGTCCGCCGACGCGGCGGCCCTGGTGGTCTCCGATCTCGCCGACTTCGTCCGGTCCGACGCGGACGAGGTCCCCCGCAGCGTCAAGCAGCTGGCCAAGCTCGCTGCCTCCCCCGAGGTCTCCGCCACCGTCTCCACCCTATCCGAGGCAGTAACCTCCGGGATGTTCCGCGGGGCGGGATCCTCTAGCTCCGGGCCCGGATCCGGCGGTACCGTGGCCCTCTCCGATCGTTTCGTAGACAAGCTCTTCTCTGATTCAGGCGAGCGTCTCGCGTCCGCGGTTGCCGGAAGCTTCGCTCGCCATCTCGTGCTCGCCTATTACTCCGCTCCTTCACCTCAGGGGGAGGCGTCCTCCTCCCCGACGGTGTGGGTCAACGTGGTCGCGACTGGAAAGTGCCGGAAGGCGATAAGCACCTGGGTTGAGGTCTTCGTGGGCACCGCGGTTAGGGAGTTCATTGACAAGACCATCCACATCAACACCTACGAACAGATCTTCGAAGGGCTCACCAATCCGAAACATGATGCCAAGGTCAAGGAATTGCTTGTTTCAGTGTGCAATAGTGCGGTTGAGACTTTGGTGAAGACCACTCACCATGCCCTGTACAATACTAATGACAACTTGGATGCAAATGatagttgtagtggcagtggcaaTGGCAATGGAGTTGGGGAAGGTTGGGTGGAGAGGGTGTCGAGCACATTGGCAGTTCCTAGCAACAGGAAGTTTGTGCTTGATGTTACAGGGAGGGTCACATTTGAGACGGTGAGGTCATTTCTGGAGTTTGTTCTTTGGAAGCTACAAGATGGGGCAAGGAAGGGTGGTGACTCTATGGTTGACAGTGGGCTGCGTGTCGTGAGGTATATGAGCGATAAGTCAATGGTTATCGCTACGATCTGCATTACATTGTGCTTGCATGTGTTGAATGGGACTAGGCTCTTGGTAGCAGCTTAA